From a region of the Bdellovibrio sp. ArHS genome:
- a CDS encoding serine/threonine protein kinase, with protein MDKTSSFYSLDPEKVLQAAENAGFYPTGEFTQLNSYENRVFDIKLEEPAEANTTTKNVIAKFYRPNRWSKEAILEEHEFLLSLKNEGIPAVAPLFQGHDSTVSEVDGMYVAFFPKVLGRMPQEFLEGELKKVGRLMAQVHNIGAKKKALHRPTLDTSYYGGWDTIDFLQDWITPEVRDRYLNAAEDILYAIDDTFNPSEFIRIHGDCHKGNLLNNGKEFFLVDFDDFVNGPVIQDFWMLLSGDADSLDQEKYQIIEGYEELREFPEHQWSWVPLLRGLRIISYAGWIAKRWEDPSFPRLFPEFNTYRYWAEEVEALEKIAWQIQG; from the coding sequence ATGGATAAAACCTCTTCTTTTTATAGTTTAGATCCTGAAAAGGTTCTGCAAGCCGCAGAAAATGCCGGCTTTTATCCAACTGGCGAGTTTACACAGCTCAATTCCTATGAAAATCGTGTTTTTGACATCAAACTTGAAGAGCCCGCCGAAGCAAACACAACGACAAAAAACGTGATCGCCAAGTTCTATCGCCCCAACCGCTGGAGCAAAGAGGCTATTTTAGAGGAGCATGAATTTCTTCTTTCCTTAAAAAATGAAGGCATTCCTGCTGTGGCTCCACTGTTTCAAGGCCATGATAGCACTGTTTCAGAAGTGGATGGCATGTACGTGGCATTCTTTCCCAAAGTGCTGGGACGAATGCCGCAAGAGTTTCTTGAGGGTGAACTAAAAAAAGTTGGTCGCCTGATGGCGCAAGTTCATAACATAGGCGCAAAAAAGAAGGCCCTGCACCGCCCGACTCTGGACACAAGCTATTATGGCGGATGGGACACCATCGACTTTTTGCAAGACTGGATCACCCCCGAAGTACGTGATCGATATCTGAATGCAGCGGAAGACATTCTTTATGCTATTGACGATACTTTCAACCCGTCTGAATTCATTCGCATCCATGGCGATTGTCACAAGGGGAATCTACTTAACAATGGAAAAGAATTTTTCCTGGTGGATTTTGATGATTTTGTTAATGGCCCGGTAATTCAGGATTTCTGGATGCTGCTTTCTGGAGACGCAGACTCTTTGGATCAGGAAAAATATCAAATCATCGAAGGCTACGAAGAGCTGCGCGAGTTTCCTGAACATCAATGGTCGTGGGTTCCCCTTTTGCGCGGATTAAGAATCATCTCTTATGCAGGGTGGATTGCCAAACGCTGGGAAGACCCCAGCTTTCCGCGCCTATTTCCAGAGTTCAACACCTATAGATATTGGGCCGAAGAGGTCGAAGCCCTCGAAAAAATCGCCTGGCAAATTCAAGGATGA
- a CDS encoding ankyrin repeat domain-containing protein, with product MEAFPQPISLLEVVKRHDIDGVKEALRKRVNLEVTDSQRRTPLLIATENNDVEIAWLLISAGADVNAQDAKHETPLLRAGSDGRLQLLRMMLKAKPDFKVLDRHGATPLIPAAEKGHVEVVRELVQTKIDLDHRNQLGWTALMEAVVLGDGSVRYQEVVRILLEAGADPNISDVDGITPLAHARRKKLHKLVEILEIAKAK from the coding sequence ATGGAAGCATTTCCCCAGCCTATTTCCCTGTTAGAGGTCGTCAAAAGACACGACATTGATGGTGTCAAAGAAGCCCTTCGCAAACGAGTGAATTTGGAGGTTACCGATTCGCAGAGAAGAACACCTCTGCTTATTGCCACGGAAAATAATGATGTTGAAATTGCCTGGCTTCTAATTTCCGCAGGGGCGGATGTGAATGCTCAGGATGCAAAACATGAAACGCCTCTTTTGCGGGCCGGATCTGATGGGCGATTGCAGTTGTTGCGAATGATGTTGAAGGCAAAACCTGACTTTAAAGTGCTAGATCGTCATGGCGCGACTCCGCTAATTCCCGCCGCAGAAAAAGGCCATGTCGAAGTTGTGCGCGAGCTTGTGCAAACGAAGATTGATCTAGACCATCGCAATCAGTTGGGATGGACGGCGTTGATGGAGGCGGTGGTCCTAGGGGACGGAAGTGTTCGCTATCAGGAGGTCGTGCGAATTTTACTTGAGGCGGGTGCTGATCCGAATATCTCAGACGTCGATGGAATCACGCCGCTGGCTCATGCGCGACGTAAAAAGCTGCATAAACTGGTGGAGATCTTAGAGATCGCAAAAGCCAAATAA
- a CDS encoding SprT family zinc-dependent metalloprotease has product MSDKETFLFVKWSVEVHRRSFRRSVSIYLYPNKPIKVVASKSTSQKVITDFLMAKKDWIEKNFEKFSEIAEKFPEKRIKAYENFPFMGKERKLKVVITLNKKPFVSVTEDHLLLHIPRNDWSANSLIEEHPTALKEIRHFYKREAVQLLSERIKYWAEQMNLHPAQVKFREQRTRWGSCSSRKIINLNWRLIVFKPEIIDYVIVHELAHLQHMNHSERFWSLVERYISDYKAIMKALKESQYLVEFLSEQN; this is encoded by the coding sequence ATGAGCGATAAAGAAACTTTTCTGTTCGTTAAATGGTCTGTTGAAGTGCATCGGCGCAGCTTTCGGCGCTCGGTTTCTATTTATCTCTATCCCAATAAGCCCATCAAGGTGGTCGCCTCCAAAAGCACGTCGCAGAAGGTGATCACGGATTTTTTGATGGCGAAAAAGGACTGGATCGAAAAGAACTTTGAAAAGTTCTCTGAAATCGCAGAAAAATTCCCCGAAAAAAGGATCAAGGCTTACGAAAACTTTCCTTTCATGGGTAAAGAACGAAAGCTGAAGGTCGTCATTACGCTTAACAAAAAGCCTTTTGTGTCAGTGACAGAGGATCATTTGCTTTTGCATATTCCCAGAAATGACTGGAGCGCGAACTCTTTGATCGAAGAACATCCCACCGCCTTAAAAGAAATCAGACACTTTTATAAGCGCGAAGCCGTGCAGTTGCTTTCTGAAAGAATCAAATACTGGGCCGAGCAAATGAATTTACATCCCGCCCAGGTAAAATTTCGCGAGCAAAGAACTCGTTGGGGAAGCTGCTCTTCAAGAAAAATCATCAATTTGAACTGGCGCCTGATTGTCTTTAAGCCCGAGATTATCGACTATGTGATCGTCCATGAACTGGCGCACTTACAACACATGAATCATTCCGAAAGATTCTGGTCGTTGGTTGAAAGATATATCAGTGATTACAAGGCGATTATGAAGGCCTTAAAAGAGTCCCAATATTTAGTCGAATTTCTCTCTGAGCAAAACTAA
- a CDS encoding LysR family transcriptional regulator: MSLLSPSLEAFWAVVQKGTVLEAAKMVNLTQTGVTQRIRSLEKQLGVTLFTRSRKGMRLTNEGESLLRYVKAARDLEGETLSSIGGKKQNTYFEVCISGPSTLMRSRMIPRAAAVMKKYPNLRVRFDITDTDNIIGKLKTGFTQIGALPVNQVGLELDSKIVMPERYYLVGPSAWKKRRIEDIVTNETIIDFDPQNSRTLDLLKKYKITKFSKHRHFANNIDALTSLIIDGAGYSALTEEFARPFIKEGSLTYLKQDMFLDSPLTLAWYPRSEMPPYFKALIDAFTKRS, translated from the coding sequence ATGAGTTTGCTCAGCCCTTCCCTTGAAGCTTTCTGGGCCGTCGTCCAAAAGGGCACGGTCCTGGAAGCGGCTAAAATGGTGAATCTCACGCAGACAGGCGTGACCCAAAGAATCCGGAGCTTGGAAAAGCAACTGGGGGTCACACTATTCACCAGATCTAGAAAGGGCATGCGCCTGACGAACGAAGGGGAATCTCTTCTTCGCTATGTCAAAGCCGCGCGCGATCTTGAAGGCGAAACACTTTCAAGCATCGGCGGAAAAAAACAGAATACGTATTTCGAGGTTTGTATAAGTGGACCTTCCACGCTGATGCGCTCACGCATGATTCCTAGAGCTGCAGCAGTGATGAAAAAATATCCGAACTTGAGAGTTCGTTTTGATATTACCGACACGGACAACATTATTGGGAAACTAAAAACAGGCTTTACCCAGATTGGCGCCCTTCCCGTAAACCAGGTGGGTTTAGAGCTTGATTCCAAAATAGTGATGCCAGAACGCTATTACCTTGTTGGGCCTTCAGCGTGGAAGAAAAGACGAATCGAAGATATCGTGACGAACGAAACGATCATTGATTTCGATCCGCAAAATAGTAGGACTTTAGATCTTCTGAAGAAATACAAAATCACCAAATTTTCGAAACACCGCCACTTCGCCAATAACATCGACGCGTTGACCTCGCTGATCATTGACGGGGCTGGCTACTCTGCATTGACCGAAGAGTTCGCACGGCCGTTTATTAAAGAAGGTTCACTGACTTATCTAAAACAGGACATGTTCCTGGATTCACCTCTAACTCTAGCCTGGTATCCGCGAAGCGAAATGCCGCCTTACTTCAAAGCCTTGATTGATGCGTTCACAAAAAGATCTTAA
- a CDS encoding M48 family metallopeptidase — MRLFAILSLMFFVASCATSTKEGEIGVSRKQLLLPMSDINDMAAQTYSQMKAEAQKKGALDKNSSQVQRVQAIAKRLIPQTSVYRSDAEKWDWEVHVITSEELNAFCMPGGKIMFYSAIIDKLQLTDSEIAAIMGHEIAHALREHSRERMSQELIKSGVAQIVLATGKVDPSYVGYADQAVTLGILLPYGRGQETEADDMGLELMARAGYNPQEAVNLWQKMAAQGGGKPPEILSTHPADETRIKKITALLPKVMPLYEHAKKKK, encoded by the coding sequence ATGAGACTATTTGCAATTCTATCCCTGATGTTTTTTGTAGCTTCTTGTGCAACCTCCACAAAAGAAGGCGAAATCGGCGTCAGCCGTAAGCAGCTTCTTTTGCCGATGAGTGACATTAACGACATGGCCGCGCAGACGTATAGTCAGATGAAGGCCGAAGCTCAGAAAAAAGGGGCACTGGATAAAAACTCTTCCCAGGTTCAACGAGTTCAAGCGATCGCCAAGCGGCTGATTCCTCAAACCTCCGTCTATCGCTCTGATGCGGAAAAGTGGGACTGGGAAGTTCATGTAATTACGTCGGAAGAGCTCAATGCCTTCTGTATGCCTGGCGGTAAAATCATGTTCTACTCTGCCATCATCGACAAGCTGCAACTGACCGACAGCGAAATTGCAGCTATTATGGGGCATGAAATTGCACATGCTTTGCGCGAACACAGTCGCGAACGAATGTCTCAAGAGCTTATCAAAAGCGGGGTTGCGCAAATCGTCCTTGCTACTGGCAAAGTGGACCCTTCCTATGTTGGCTATGCCGATCAAGCGGTGACATTGGGGATTTTACTTCCCTATGGGCGTGGGCAAGAAACTGAAGCTGATGATATGGGACTAGAGTTGATGGCTCGAGCCGGATACAATCCTCAAGAGGCGGTCAATCTTTGGCAGAAAATGGCAGCCCAAGGGGGAGGAAAACCTCCGGAAATTCTTAGCACGCATCCTGCGGATGAAACGCGCATTAAAAAAATCACAGCGCTTCTTCCCAAGGTGATGCCGCTTTACGAGCACGCGAAGAAAAAGAAATAG
- a CDS encoding NAD(P)H-dependent oxidoreductase, which yields MKKILVINGHPNKEALGSEFARVYEAAAKAAGFDVKLMNIADLQFDPILHKGYLKIQELEPDLLQAQKDILWAEHIVITFPMWWGTIPALLKGFLDRTFLPGFAFKYHKNDPFWDRLLKGRTGRIIFTTDAPWWYNWIVNRDPAIRMMKTAVMEFCGIKPVGVTQFDNVKNRRPEEIKKFLQKVQDLGTRGK from the coding sequence ATGAAGAAAATTCTGGTCATTAATGGACATCCCAACAAAGAGGCTCTGGGCAGCGAGTTTGCGCGGGTATATGAAGCGGCGGCGAAAGCGGCGGGTTTCGACGTTAAATTAATGAATATTGCCGACCTTCAGTTCGATCCAATTTTGCATAAAGGCTATTTAAAGATTCAAGAGCTAGAACCGGATCTTTTGCAGGCGCAAAAAGATATTTTATGGGCAGAGCACATCGTCATCACATTCCCAATGTGGTGGGGCACGATTCCAGCCTTACTAAAAGGATTTTTGGATCGCACATTTCTGCCGGGGTTTGCTTTTAAGTATCACAAAAACGATCCTTTCTGGGATCGTCTGTTAAAAGGGCGAACAGGTCGGATCATTTTTACGACAGACGCCCCCTGGTGGTACAACTGGATCGTCAATCGTGATCCCGCTATCCGAATGATGAAAACCGCAGTGATGGAGTTTTGTGGGATCAAACCCGTGGGTGTCACACAGTTTGATAACGTAAAAAATAGAAGGCCCGAAGAAATTAAAAAATTTCTTCAAAAGGTTCAAGATCTCGGGACTCGCGGAAAATAA
- a CDS encoding isocitrate dehydrogenase (NADP(+)) yields MNKIKVANPVVELDGDEMTRIIWKFIKEKLILPYLDIDIKYYDLGMEHRDATNDQVTVDAAEAIKKYNVGIKCATITPDEARVKEFNLKQMWKSPNGTIRNILDGTVFREPIICKNVPRLVPNWTAPICIGRHAFGDQYRATDFVTKGKGKLTVTFQPENGGETITHEVYNFKGDGVALTMYNTDESITGFARSCFNMALQKKWPLYLSTKNTILKKYDGRFKDIFENIYQTEFKAKFDAAGITYEHRLIDDMVASALKWNGNFVWACKNYDGDVQSDTVAQGFGSLGLMTSVLVTPDGKTMESEAAHGTVTRHYRQHQQGKPTSTNPIASIFAWTRGLEHRGNLDGNTELVKFAQTLEKVCVETVEAGFMTKDLAVCIYGDKVPADKYMNTEPFLEKLDSNLKKALSM; encoded by the coding sequence ATGAATAAGATCAAAGTTGCTAATCCCGTCGTTGAACTCGATGGCGATGAAATGACAAGAATCATCTGGAAGTTCATCAAAGAAAAATTGATCCTTCCTTACCTAGATATCGACATCAAGTATTACGACTTGGGCATGGAGCATCGTGATGCTACGAACGACCAAGTGACTGTGGACGCCGCAGAGGCGATCAAAAAATACAACGTCGGTATCAAGTGCGCGACCATCACTCCAGACGAAGCTCGCGTAAAAGAATTCAACTTGAAACAAATGTGGAAATCACCGAACGGCACTATCCGTAATATCTTGGATGGAACTGTTTTCCGCGAACCGATCATCTGCAAAAACGTGCCTCGCCTGGTTCCTAACTGGACAGCACCAATCTGCATCGGTCGTCACGCATTCGGTGACCAATACCGTGCGACTGATTTCGTAACTAAAGGCAAAGGTAAGCTGACTGTGACTTTCCAACCTGAAAATGGTGGCGAAACGATCACTCACGAAGTTTACAACTTCAAAGGTGATGGTGTTGCCTTGACCATGTACAACACGGATGAGTCTATCACTGGCTTTGCGCGCTCTTGCTTCAACATGGCTTTGCAAAAGAAATGGCCTTTGTACCTTTCTACCAAGAACACTATTTTGAAAAAGTACGATGGTCGCTTCAAAGACATCTTTGAAAATATCTACCAAACTGAGTTTAAAGCGAAGTTCGATGCTGCGGGCATCACTTATGAGCACCGTTTGATCGACGACATGGTGGCTTCGGCTTTGAAATGGAATGGTAATTTCGTATGGGCTTGTAAGAACTACGACGGCGACGTTCAATCTGACACTGTTGCGCAGGGTTTCGGTTCTTTGGGTCTTATGACTTCAGTTCTTGTGACTCCAGACGGAAAAACAATGGAATCTGAAGCTGCTCACGGAACAGTGACTCGTCACTACCGTCAACACCAACAAGGTAAACCGACTTCGACAAATCCCATCGCTTCTATCTTTGCTTGGACTCGTGGTCTTGAGCATCGTGGAAACTTGGATGGCAACACCGAGCTTGTGAAGTTCGCGCAAACTTTGGAAAAAGTGTGCGTGGAAACTGTTGAAGCTGGTTTCATGACAAAAGACTTGGCTGTTTGTATCTACGGCGACAAAGTTCCTGCTGATAAATACATGAACACTGAGCCGTTCCTTGAAAAGCTTGATTCAAATTTGAAAAAAGCTCTTTCAATGTAA
- a CDS encoding TetR/AcrR family transcriptional regulator, whose protein sequence is MAKTYHHGDLKSAAIKKAVEIIQKKGEVDFTLREIAQGLKVSHTAVYRHFISKQDLLSHIAEEGFRAFSSQMRIEIPKAKTIRQKLRMAGKTYIEFALENPGHYRSMFHQELRCASEQRHELEVAGDEAFASLMDLISEGMKAQIFKKDDPRTMGRFVWSSIHGFSILLLDGQFATLQNKLTLHEGIEHHLDMIERALLK, encoded by the coding sequence ATGGCAAAAACGTATCATCACGGCGATTTGAAATCAGCGGCGATTAAAAAGGCTGTTGAAATTATTCAAAAAAAAGGCGAAGTCGATTTCACGTTACGAGAGATCGCGCAGGGTCTTAAAGTGAGTCACACGGCTGTCTATCGCCACTTTATCTCAAAGCAAGACCTTCTTTCGCACATCGCTGAAGAAGGTTTTCGTGCTTTCAGCTCGCAAATGCGGATCGAAATTCCGAAAGCGAAAACCATCCGCCAAAAACTTCGCATGGCCGGAAAAACCTATATCGAATTTGCCCTTGAAAATCCGGGTCACTATAGAAGTATGTTTCATCAAGAGCTTCGCTGCGCCTCTGAACAGCGCCACGAACTGGAAGTCGCGGGGGACGAGGCTTTTGCTAGTTTGATGGATTTGATTTCCGAGGGCATGAAGGCGCAGATTTTTAAAAAGGATGACCCACGAACCATGGGGCGCTTTGTCTGGTCGTCTATCCACGGATTTTCTATTCTTTTGCTGGACGGGCAGTTTGCAACCCTGCAAAACAAGCTCACGCTTCACGAGGGCATCGAACATCACCTGGATATGATCGAACGCGCCCTTTTAAAGTGA
- a CDS encoding phosphatase PAP2 family protein: MPVQQFGELVGDPQKLTRHIIKVILGSFILAILAMYFFDQSLSLYFADAGVRDALRNPARELTDVALSEYWFVLALATWAFAAWVAPRISAFRTHTNKIDFFRRWGLNFFVALIVCGVITHIIKFTVGRQRPHKTPDFDPFVFTPMTTHWHWHSFSSGHSQVIFTVATMLSVAFPKMRWFWIPMAMLICLTRVVVHDHFLSDTIFGACVGYVGTLLAMSLMRAKTTNGLY, from the coding sequence ATGCCTGTACAACAATTCGGCGAGCTCGTGGGCGACCCTCAAAAACTGACAAGACATATTATTAAGGTCATACTTGGCTCATTCATTTTAGCCATTCTGGCGATGTACTTCTTCGATCAAAGCCTCTCTTTGTACTTCGCAGATGCCGGAGTCAGAGACGCACTAAGAAATCCCGCAAGAGAACTCACCGATGTGGCGCTTTCTGAATACTGGTTCGTCTTAGCCTTGGCAACTTGGGCCTTTGCCGCCTGGGTGGCTCCGCGGATTTCTGCTTTCCGCACACACACGAACAAAATAGATTTTTTCCGTCGCTGGGGTTTGAACTTCTTTGTGGCCTTGATCGTCTGTGGAGTGATCACTCACATCATCAAATTCACGGTAGGCAGACAGCGCCCTCACAAAACACCCGATTTTGATCCTTTTGTTTTCACACCCATGACCACACACTGGCACTGGCATTCTTTTTCTTCCGGTCATTCTCAGGTGATATTCACCGTGGCAACCATGTTAAGCGTGGCCTTTCCAAAGATGCGCTGGTTCTGGATTCCTATGGCGATGCTAATTTGCCTGACTCGCGTGGTGGTTCACGATCATTTCTTAAGTGATACAATCTTTGGAGCATGCGTGGGTTATGTCGGAACTTTGCTGGCTATGTCCCTGATGCGCGCAAAAACGACGAATGGTCTTTACTAA
- a CDS encoding lipocalin family protein yields the protein MRLVAVLILSLCVFAEAKPLPTARFVDLTRYQGLWHEIASIPQFFQRKCVKDTTAEYTLLSGEEVRVLNSCMTEKGEKISSEGRAKVIDTNTNAKLNVTFANIAGKYFYLLGGKYWVLHLDNNYQIAVIGHPTRDYGWILSRNSSISESTLKDLADFLEIRGYDTCKFLTTPQDGGMSEKKKLCEL from the coding sequence ATGAGGCTCGTAGCAGTTCTGATACTTTCCCTGTGTGTTTTTGCCGAAGCCAAACCACTGCCCACGGCTCGATTTGTGGATCTGACCCGCTACCAAGGGTTATGGCACGAAATCGCCTCGATACCTCAATTTTTTCAAAGAAAATGCGTGAAAGATACAACTGCGGAATACACCTTATTGTCCGGCGAGGAGGTACGAGTTCTCAACTCTTGCATGACAGAAAAAGGCGAAAAGATTTCTTCTGAAGGGCGGGCCAAAGTGATCGACACGAATACAAATGCGAAGCTGAACGTGACCTTTGCAAATATCGCCGGAAAATATTTTTATCTTTTGGGTGGAAAGTATTGGGTGCTCCATCTAGACAACAACTATCAAATCGCTGTCATTGGCCACCCGACACGGGACTACGGCTGGATTCTTTCCAGGAATTCTTCCATTTCAGAAAGCACCTTGAAGGACCTGGCCGACTTTTTAGAAATAAGAGGCTACGACACCTGCAAGTTTCTGACGACACCTCAGGATGGTGGCATGAGCGAAAAGAAAAAACTGTGCGAGTTATAA